The following DNA comes from Polyangiaceae bacterium.
TAGTCGCAGCGGGAGGTGGGTTTACCGAACAAGCCCATCACAGGAGGTGCTCTCCCCTCACAATCAACTGCTCAGAGCCCGTCGCGAGGTGAATGGGTGCCGTGGTTCCTCCCGAGCCGCCCAAAAACAGACGCATCCCGTCCCCGCAACACGTCGATGCGTCCCACGGCGCTGCCGCCTCGCGGCGGGCAACGAGTATTCTTCACCATTCGCGGGGCTCGACTGTCAGACTGGACGTCGCGGCTTGCCACGCCTGTGCCATCCAGGCTTCAGCCGCCGATGTAGCTCATTTCCACGCGGGGTAGATAACGGCGCTCGTTTCGCTCTTCCGAGTAGCGGTCACGACGAGCGGCCCACAACGCACGAACTCGTGCGGCCAGCACCTCGACGCTGTCTTGGCTTCGCAGCGCATCGCGCAGGTCGATCCCAGTGCCAGCGTAGAGACACGTGAATGCGCGCCCGTCGGCGGAAATGCGAAGACGTGTGCAGTCCCGGCAGAACGGCTGGGTCACGCTGGCGATGATGCCAACCTCGCCCGTGCCGTCCGTGTAGCGGTAGCGCGAAGCCACTTCACCGCGATAGCCCGGGGACACGGGCTCCAGCGGAAACTCCGCTTGCAGCCGCTCCAGGATTTCAGCCGCGGACACCACGTGTTGCATGCTCCAGCCGTTGGTCATGCCCACGTCCATGTACTCGATGAAGCGCAGCGTGTGGCCGGACGACCTGAAATGCCTCGCCAACTGCAGGATGGCGTGCTCGTTCACGCCTCGCTGGACGACGCAGTTGACCTTGATGGGGGCAAGGCCAGCCTGCGCCGCCGCGTCGATCCCGCGCAACACCTCCTGAACCGAGGTGTCCGAATCCGTCAACTGGGCGAAGGTGGGCTCATCCATCGCGTCGAGGCTGACGGTCACTCGATCGAGTCCTGCGCTCTTCAGGGGCGCCGCGAGCTGCTGAAGCCGCGTTCCGTTCGTAGTCAGTGCCATCACCCCGGCGAACCGCTCTCGCGTCATGGCGACCAGTGCCGGCAGCGATTCGCGCAACAGCGGTTCACCTCCCGTCAGGCGAATCTTGTCCAAACCCAGGGGCACCAGCAGATCCACCAAACGTACGATCTCCTCGAAGGTCAGGAGATCCGAGCGGGGCAGGAACTTGAACTGCTTCTCGAACTGTTCCCGTGGCATGCAGTAGCGACAGCGAAAGTTGCAGCGATCCGTCACGCTCAGGCGGAGGTCACGCAGCGGGCGCTGTAGCGCGTCGACCAGCGGTTCGACCTCTGCGGGCATGCCGGCCATATAGCGCTTCATCTGCGAAACGTCAGCGCCCGTTTGCTCAGTCCAGCCGCAGCACGGCTTCGCCCCGCACCGCCAGCACCGCGAGGATCCCGCGGGGATCGGCAACGACCTGGACCACCTTGGCGGGTTGCAGCGACAGCTCGACCTTGACGTCCTTGGGCAGGTCGGCCACGGCGGAGTCCACGGCGGCCGCCAGCCCCTTGGACGCGTCTGCGGTGTCCACGGCGATGGGGACTTCGCCGCTTCCTTCCAGGGCTTGGCGCACGGCGTCGAGGGCGGCGGGATGTTCGCCCAGGGGCGTCAACTTTCGCATGTGAATCCGTCGAGCCTTCTCGTCGAAGGCCGGCTCTGCCAAGTAGCTCGCTTCACCGCACACGCTGCCGTCCACCGTGACGTCCAAGCGCACGCGCGGCCCGGCGGTCGTTTGCTGACTGGACGCGACCACGCGAAGGATCTGAACATCGCCCCGCGTTTGACGCGCGCTGCGACTGAGACTCGCGGACACTTCCCTCCATCCCGATCGTAGCACCACACGAAGCTCGCTCTCTGCAGGCAGCGACTCGTCCAAGCGACGTGGGGGAAGGGGTGAAGCCGCTTCTTTCGCATCGCGCTCGGCGCAGGGGTCCTCGAAGGTTGCCTTGGCCGTCGCGCCCAAGCGCATGCTGAGCACGCCGTCGGTCATGCGCGGCAGGGACTGCGACAAGGACTCGGGCTCCGCCTTCAAGCACGTGTCGCGACTGAGCGCGACGGGCACTTGCAGCAGCTGCCAAGCGCCCTGGACGTAGCCGCGCAGGGGCGGCACGCTGGAGTTGATGCGCGCCTCGATGGCGCCGATCTGTTGCCGGGCCATCTTGCGGATCTCCGGCGCCGCGTCGAATCCCGCAATCACACACGTCTTCGTCAACGCCACGGACGCCCGAGCCGGCCGCAGGGAATAGTCTTCGCCGAGCACCAGCGGAATTGCGGCCCGTGCGCTCAACCGTGGGCTGCACGCGCCGTAGCGGATGCAGATGGGTCCCAGGGGTTTGCACACTTCGACTTCCGCCGCGACGGGAACCGTGGCCACCAAGCGTTCGCCTTCGAGGCTCACGCCGATATTCCCGCGAGTCACGACGTAGCTGACGTTGCCCACCACGCCCGAAGGCTGTTGGCGAGCACTCCCCAAGGTGCGCGGTACCTGCTTCGCGATCTCTCGTGACAAGGCCGACGCGCGAGCCCGCAGCTCGACGACCAATCGCGAAGAGGGTGTCGCCGCTTCGGCGGCCGGCTGCCCCGGGGCCGCGGCGACTACACGTTCCGCGCAGCGACCGGTCGTGCCCGCGCCGGGTTCCGTCCCTCGAGGCGTGCACGCAAGGGCCGCCACCCACGGGATCAGGGTGTGTCGATGGCGGCCGAACATGGCGCGATTCAGCATGAACCTTGGACGGATGAGAAGCTCACAAACGACAAAGGCCGCGAGGAAGTCTCCTCGCGGCCTCTGCACGTGCTGCTTGACTCAGGGCGTGTTGGCGCTGAAGTGCGCGCCACAGCGGTAGAACGTGCTGGACACGCCCGGCGCCTGGCTACCTGCCGTGAGCTTGATCAGGAGCTTGGTCTTGCCCGCCGGGACCGCAATGTCCTGGATGAGCAGATCCGTGTCCGCGGTCTCGGTCATGGTGGCACTCGGCAGTGCTGCGCCAGTGTCATCCAGCAGCTCCACCTTCAGGCTGCGCAGACCCGAGCCCGAGCGCTGCGCACCGCAGGCGACCGAGATCTTGTCGGCGTTGCTGGCCGGCACACCGACCGAGAAGTGGTCGACGTCGCTGCCAACGAGATCGCCCTCGATGAAGTAGCTGCCGGGCTGAGTGGCCGCTTCGACCAAGGCCTCCGCCGTCCCGACCGCATTGTTCGGGGCTTCCTGCTTCTCCACGGGGTTGCCGTCGCCGACACCCGCGAAGTCGAAGTAGAAGTCCGCCGCGCCACCGGTTGCGGCACGCTTGTAGAAGATCACGTACTCGGTGCCGACGGTGATTGGAACGTCGAAGGAGCCGCCCTTGCTCACGTCTACCTGCGCAATGAGCGCAGTCGGGGCCGCGGAGGTGGCGATGGTGACGTCACCCGGGCTCGTGGTGGAGCCGTTGCCGTCCGCGCCCGAGGGCTGCGGGTTGAAGCGCACGATCGCGCGGCTGTCGGCGCCGACGGACAAGTCCGCCGGAACGGTGAACTTGTAAACGTCCACGTCCGTGGCCGAGCCGAAGGTGCCGTACATCAAGGTCGAGTAGTAGACGCCAGCGCCGCCACCGGGATTTGGCTCGAAGCTCAGCGCCGTCGCGGTCGTCGCGTTGTCGTTGGGCTCGGTTTCTTGCAGGTTGCCCTGGTCGAACTTCACTTCGCTGATGTAGACGGCGTAGCCCTTGTTCACGACGCCGGCGGCATCCGCGCAGTTCGCTGCCCCACCTTGCTCCCAAGCGTTGCACTCGAGAACGCGCAGGTAGTAGTCGCCCGCGGTCGGCAGCACCGTCAGCAAGAACGGGTCGTTGCTGGTGCGCGGCGAGCGGTCGTCTTGGCTGGCGATCTTGGTGCCGTTGGTGTCGTAGAGCTCGATCACGAGGTCGGGGTATGTCTTGTCGAACTCGTCCGCCGAAGGCTTCGCGTCCGTGCTGATCGAGATGATTTGGCCCGCAGTGCCAGTGAACTTGTACCAATCCTGATCGGTGGCAACGGGGTCGAGGGTGCCCTGCTTCGAGTCGGTGGCGGGGTCGGTACCGATCGTGATCGCCTCGGCCGTTTCCCGCGTGTCGTTGCCGTCACCTGCTCCGCCGCCGGTCCCACCGGAAGCTCCCGTTGCGCCGGTCGCACCAGTTGCACCGGTTGCGCCCGTTGCGCCCGTTGCGCCCGTTCCGCCGGCACCGAAGCCGCCGAAGGCGCCATTGCCCGCAGCGCCACCGGTGTTTCCGCCACCGCTGTCACTGGAACAAGCCGGAAGCATCATCCACGTCGCGCCCACCGCGACACAAAGCGACAAGTTGAACCACTTCATCGTCTATCTCCTGAACACACAATTGCGGGCGTTTCCCCGCGAGGTCATCCCCAACCCCGGCGCAGCAAAGGCCAAGGTTGGCCTGGTGTCTAGCCGGAAAATCAGGCCGCGCAAGGCCGCCGCGAAAAACCGCAGTTGTTCGCAGGTATCCTGCGAGGGGACGAAGCCAGTTCCGTGATAGACGCCCTGATCGCAGCATGCTCCGAGCCTGGCAGAGGGCGTGGGCCATGGCCCGACGCGGCGGAGTCGCGAACCTGGTGTTCGCGGCGCTGAGCGTCAGCGTCGTCCTCTACGTAGTCGGCTATCCGCTGTTCGTCGTGCGCTACCCGCCGATGACGGACTTGCCCTTCCACGCCAGCAGCACCAGCGTGCTCCGTCACTACTGGGACCCGGCGTTCGGCTTCCGTGAGCAGTTCTCGTTGCATCTGCTCGAGGTGCCCTACGTATCGATGTACGTGATCGGAGCCCTCTTCGCCCTAGTGCTGCCCATGCACGTGGCAGTGAAGTGCGCCGCCTTCGTGATGCTGGCGCTGCTGCCTGCGGGGTTGGCCGTCGCCTTCCACGGTATGCGCAAGACACCCCTTTGGGGCGTGCTCGGGCTGGCGGCCGTGTGGACGAACCTCACGCACTGGGGCTTCCTCAACTTCATGGGCGCTTTGGGCCTGTTCGCCATGAGCGTGGGCTTCGCGCTGCTCGCCTTGGACCGGCCGTCACGCCGGCACAGCGTGGGCCTCACCCTCGCGCTACTGGGC
Coding sequences within:
- a CDS encoding DUF4403 family protein — translated: MLNRAMFGRHRHTLIPWVAALACTPRGTEPGAGTTGRCAERVVAAAPGQPAAEAATPSSRLVVELRARASALSREIAKQVPRTLGSARQQPSGVVGNVSYVVTRGNIGVSLEGERLVATVPVAAEVEVCKPLGPICIRYGACSPRLSARAAIPLVLGEDYSLRPARASVALTKTCVIAGFDAAPEIRKMARQQIGAIEARINSSVPPLRGYVQGAWQLLQVPVALSRDTCLKAEPESLSQSLPRMTDGVLSMRLGATAKATFEDPCAERDAKEAASPLPPRRLDESLPAESELRVVLRSGWREVSASLSRSARQTRGDVQILRVVASSQQTTAGPRVRLDVTVDGSVCGEASYLAEPAFDEKARRIHMRKLTPLGEHPAALDAVRQALEGSGEVPIAVDTADASKGLAAAVDSAVADLPKDVKVELSLQPAKVVQVVADPRGILAVLAVRGEAVLRLD
- the moaA gene encoding GTP 3',8-cyclase MoaA yields the protein MKRYMAGMPAEVEPLVDALQRPLRDLRLSVTDRCNFRCRYCMPREQFEKQFKFLPRSDLLTFEEIVRLVDLLVPLGLDKIRLTGGEPLLRESLPALVAMTRERFAGVMALTTNGTRLQQLAAPLKSAGLDRVTVSLDAMDEPTFAQLTDSDTSVQEVLRGIDAAAQAGLAPIKVNCVVQRGVNEHAILQLARHFRSSGHTLRFIEYMDVGMTNGWSMQHVVSAAEILERLQAEFPLEPVSPGYRGEVASRYRYTDGTGEVGIIASVTQPFCRDCTRLRISADGRAFTCLYAGTGIDLRDALRSQDSVEVLAARVRALWAARRDRYSEERNERRYLPRVEMSYIGG
- a CDS encoding PPC domain-containing protein, which translates into the protein MKWFNLSLCVAVGATWMMLPACSSDSGGGNTGGAAGNGAFGGFGAGGTGATGATGATGATGATGATGASGGTGGGAGDGNDTRETAEAITIGTDPATDSKQGTLDPVATDQDWYKFTGTAGQIISISTDAKPSADEFDKTYPDLVIELYDTNGTKIASQDDRSPRTSNDPFLLTVLPTAGDYYLRVLECNAWEQGGAANCADAAGVVNKGYAVYISEVKFDQGNLQETEPNDNATTATALSFEPNPGGGAGVYYSTLMYGTFGSATDVDVYKFTVPADLSVGADSRAIVRFNPQPSGADGNGSTTSPGDVTIATSAAPTALIAQVDVSKGGSFDVPITVGTEYVIFYKRAATGGAADFYFDFAGVGDGNPVEKQEAPNNAVGTAEALVEAATQPGSYFIEGDLVGSDVDHFSVGVPASNADKISVACGAQRSGSGLRSLKVELLDDTGAALPSATMTETADTDLLIQDIAVPAGKTKLLIKLTAGSQAPGVSSTFYRCGAHFSANTP